The stretch of DNA TGCAGCGATGTCTTCGGGCGAGCCGTACTGACCCAGCGCGATCCGCTGCCGCTGGCCTTCCGCGCCCGCGCCTGTGGCCGGGTTCATGTCCGTATCGGTCGGCCCCGGATGAACGATGTTGACCGTCGTTCCGTTGCTGCCGAGATCTCGAGCCAACCCCTTCGTTAGTCCAACCAAGGCAGCCTTCGTCATTGCATAGACGGCGAGGCCCGGACCGGGCACCTGGCTGGCAAGACAGCTGCCGATATTGATGATTCGGCTTTTCGGCCCGAGATGGGGAATGGCGGCACGGCTCGCAAGCACCACAGCTCTGACATTGACGGCGAGACTGCGTTCTATGCCTTCGACGGACAGTTCCTCAAGCCGGCCAACTTCGAGAATCCCGGCATTGTTGACCAATATGTCGAGCCCGCCGAGCTGCGCCACCGCCGCGGACACCATATCCTCGGCCGCTCGGCTGTCGGCACTGTCCGCAGCGATCGCGACGGCCCGCCGCCCTGTCGCACGGATCTCCTCAACCACCCGCTTCGCGGCTTCGGCCGAACGCTGATAGGTGATGGCGACATCGGCACCTTCCGCAGCCAGCCGTCGCGCGATCGCCGCGCCGATTCCACGGCTCCCGCCGGTGACGAGTGCCCGTTTGCCCTGAAGTTTGCTCATGGTCGAGTCCTTTTGTATTGATCGCTAAAAAATGTCTACGAGTCATTGCGGGCATGGTCAAGGGCATTTATGTATTGATCGATAAAATAGAGGTGGGCATGCGAACAGGACGGCCGCGCAGTTTCGACCGGGATCGTGCATTGGCAACCGCAATGGAGATTTTCTGGCGGAAGGGGTTTGCCGCAACCTCCATCGCGGATCTATGCGCTGCGCTGGCGATCGCACCGCCGAGCCTCTATGCCGCATTCGGCAGCAAGGAGAGCCTCTATGAGGAATGCATCTCCCATTACATGAACAACCTCGCGCCGCGGGTTTGGCACGGGTTCGACAAGGCAGCGACTGCCCGCGAAGCCATTGAGGCGCTTCTCTGTCAATCCGCCGATGTGTTGCCCGCAGCAGATAAGCCGGGCGGATGCATGGTCACCTTGTCGAACCCGGGCGGCGAAGGAAGCGAGAGGCTTGGCCAGTTCCTTGAGGATGCGAGGCGTCAAAGCCTTGAGCTCGTCGAGAGGAGGATCAGGCAAGCGATCGCCACGGGAGAGATCAGCAGCCGCGCAGACCCGGCCACGATGGCACGCTATTTTCTAAGCGTCCAGCAAGGCATGTCCATCCAGGCACGCGACGGCTCGACGGCCGAAGAGCTGCGTGCCGTGGCCTGTGCTGCGATGAAGGCATGGCCCGCCCTTGCCCATGGCGACGAAGGCGAAGAGCAGGGGCCAAAGGCGCCGCTCACAGGGCGGTGACGACCAACGGCCGGCCTGACGAAAGGCGAGTGCGGCTTATGCCAGGTGGGAGAAAGCTGGTGCCGGCAGCAGGGCTCGAACCCGCGACCCCCTGATTACAAATCAGGTGCTCTACCTGCTGAGCTATGCCGGCCTCAAACTGAGCCTAGTGCGCAAACTCAGCGAAACCGTGACAGTCCGCTGAACATGTGCTGCGCTGCCGCGATCAATCTCGTAAGCGGCAGGGCGGTGTCAAGCCAAATTAGGAGCATTGCCTTAAGGCCGCGCTGTTTGGGCGATATAGAGCGCGATCGCCGCAGCGGTCGAGACGTTGAGGCTCACGATTCGCCCCGGCAGCGAGATCCGGGCCAGGAGATCGCAGCGCTCGCGGGTCAATCGGCGCAATCCCTTGCCCTCCGCCCCAAGCACCAGGGCGAGGGGCGGCTGGAGCGGCGCTGTGACCAAGTCGTTGTCTGCCTCGCTGTCGAGGCCGATGACCGTGAAGCCCTTCTCCTTGATAGCTTCGATCGCACGGGCGAGATTGGTCTCCCTGATCACGGCCACATGCTCGAGCCCGCCGCTCGCTGCCTTGGCCAAGGTCGCCGTCATGCCTGGCCCGTGGCGCTCCGTGGTGATCAGCGCGTGAACCCCGAACGCCGCAGCGACCCGCAGGATCGCCCCAAAGTTATGGGGATCGGAGACCTGATCCAGCACCAGAACCACGCCCTCGGCCGGAACATCCTCCAGCAGGACCGAATCGAGCGGCTGCGCCTCGAGCACCAGGCCTTGATGGACGCTGCCGGAACCGGCCAATTGCTCCAAGACATGCGGGGCGACGAGCTCGACCGCCAGTCCGGACGGCAGCTTGCCCTCGAGCCGCTGTAGAGCATTCTGGGTCGCCCAGAGTTTGATCAGGCGACGCCGCGGATTGGCGAGCGCGGCCTCCACCGAATGGCGGCCATAAAGCAAATTCCGCTCCGAAGCGGGAGCTTTTGAGGGGCTTGAGCGATGGGGGCGAGCGGGTTTCATGCCAATCCTATAGGCCAGCTGAGGCCCGTTCACCACCAGCTTGTCCACTGCCTTGGGAACGTTCGCAAAATTCTCCGCGGACCGGGGTTGACAGTGTGGCCGCCCATCTCCATAACACGCCCATTGCTGCCCGGGAAACGGTCCGGGACGGTCTCGTGCGCTCTACGCACGGCAGACATTGGCACGGAGGGGTGCCCGAGTGGTTAAAGGGGACGGACTGTAAATCCGTTGGCTTAGCCTACGTTGGTTCGAATCCAACCCCCTCCACCAACCAATGTCCGCCTGGCGCGTCTCGCTCGCCCTTGCATTGCCTTTGAGGCTGGCGGCGGTCCGGGATGTCGCGCAATCGCCCGGTCCTATCCGGGGTGGTGGTGCGGAACAGCCGCCGCGCCATCTGCCCTGTGGCGCAATATGCGGGTGTAGCTCAATGGTAGAGCAGAAGCCTTCCAAGCTTAAGATGAGGGTTCGATTCCCTTCACCCGCTCCAGTTCGACCAGCGGCTCAGCGGCGTTCCTTCGCCACCTTCGGAGTACAAGGCCCTGTAGGGGCTAGATGGACAAGGACAGTTTGAGATGGCCAAGCAGAAGTTCGATCGTTCGAAGCCGCATGTGAACATTGGGACGATTGGTCATGTTGATCATGGGAAGACGTCTCTGACGGCGGCGATCACGAAGGTTCTGGCGGAGACTGGCGGGGCGACGTTTACGGCCTATGACCAGATTGACAAGGCGCCTGAGGAGAAGGCGCGCGGGATCACGATCTCGACCTCGCATGTGGAATATGAGACGAAGAACCGTCACTATGCGCATGTGGACTGCCCTGGGCACGCGGACTATGTGAAGAACATGATCACGGGTGCGGCGCAGATGGACGGGGCGATCCTGGTTGTGTCGGCTGCTGACGGCCCGATGCCGCAGACGCGCGAGCACATTCTTCTGGCGCGTCAGGTTGGCGTTCCGGCTCTGGTTGTGTTCCTGAACAAGGTTGACCAGGTTGATGATCCCGAGCTTCTGGAGCTCGTGGAGATGGAGGTGCGCGAGCTTCTGTCGAAATACGATTTCCCTGGCGACGACATTCCGGTTGTGTCGGGCTCGGCGCTTGCGGCGCTTGAGGATCGCGATCCCGAGGGGATTGGCCGGGCCTCGGTGCTGAAGCTGATGGAGGCTGTGGATGCCTATATCCCGACGCCAGAGCGTCCGAAGGACCAGCCGTTCCTGATGCCGATCGAGGATGTGTTCTCGATTTCGGGGCGTGGCACGGTGGTGACGGGCCGCATCGAGCGTGGCGTTGTGAAGGTCGGCGAGGAAGTTGAGATCGTCGGCATCAAGGACACGCGCAAGACGACGGTGACGGGCGTGGAGATGTTCCGCAAGCTGCTGGATCAGGGCGAGGCTGGGGACAACATTGGTGCGCTGCTGCGCGGCATCGACCGCGAGATGGTTGAGCGTGGGCAGGTTTTGTGCAAGCCGGGCTCGGTGAAGCCGCACAAGAAGTTCACGGCTGAGGCCTATATCCTGACCAAGGAGGAGGGTGGCCGTCATACGCCATTCTTCACCAACTACCGTCCGCAATTCTATTTCCGGACGACGGATGTGACGGGCGTGGTGACGCTGCCGGAAGGCGTGGAGATGGTGATGCCGGGCGACAACGTGTCGATGAGCGTGGAACTGATCACGCCGATCGCCATGGAAGAGAAGCTGCGCTTCGCCATCCGTGAAGGCGGCCGCACCGTCGGCGCCGGCGTCGTCTCCTCAATCGAAGAGTAAGACACGAAACGGCTGAAGCCGCGGACCAGCCGCGCCTTGGGGCTGGTCTGTCGGCTCAAGCGGTGCTAAGGATGCGCCGGCGGCTGATTTGGTCCCGGGATTGCGCGGGGCCTGAGAAGAGTTTAGGGGTGTAGCTCAGTTGGTAGAGCGGCGGTCTCCAAAACCGCAGGTCGGGGGTTCGAGACCCTCCGCCCCTGCCAGAACAGGATGACGCGATTGGGTGTGGTCGATGAAGGCCAGCCCAGCGCGTGTTCTGTCGTTTGTGGATTTTGATCGAGCACGTCTCGCGTGAGCCAGTGACGCTCCCGAGGCAGCGGAGTGAAGATGGCGAAGACGAATCCATTCCAGTTCGTGCAGCAGGTCCGTGCCGAAATGGCCAAGGTGACCTGGCCGACGCGCAAGGAGACGATGATCACCACGGCGATGGTGATGATCATGGTTGTGTTCGCTTCCCTGTTCTTCCTCCTGGTCGACGAGATCCTGAGCTTTGCCGTTGGCTATGTGCTCGGGATCCGGGCGTGAATAGGGTGCGGAAGAATGGCTAAGCGCTGGTACATCGTTCACACCTATTCGAATTTTGAGAAAAAGGTGGCGGAAACCCTGAAGGAGCAGGCAGCTCAGCAGGGTCTTGAGCATCTTTTCGAGGATATTCTGGTGCCGACTGAGGAAGTCGTCGAGGTCCGCCGTGGCCGCAAGGTGACGAGCGAGCGGCGCTTCTTCCCCGGTTACGTGCTCGTGCGGATGGAAATGACCGATCAGGCCTATCATCTCATCCGCAACATCCCCAAGGTGACTGGGTTCTTGGGCTCCGACAACCGGCCGATCCCCATCTCCAACGCGGAGGCGGAGCGCATCCTTCACCAGGTGAAGGAGGGCGTCGAGCGCCCGCGGCCTTCGGTCATGTTCGAGGTTGGCGAGCAGGTCAAAGTGTCGGATGGTCCCTTCGCCTCCTTCAATGGACTTGTCGAGGAAGTCGACGAGGAACGTTCGCGGCTCAAGGTGGCCGTGTCGATTTTTGGCCGGCCGACGCCGGTCGAACTGGAATTCGGGCAGGTCGAGAAGGTCTGAACGGCCACTCGCTCCCGATACCGGTGGAAGGTCTATGCGGCGCGCCTGCCTGCGGGTCGCTCAACTCTTGAAGACCGCACCACCACCCTCTGAAAGCTGACTGTCGGCCGCGCCGACCAAGAGGACGAAATGGCAAAGAAGATTACCGGATATGTAAAGCTGCAGGTTCCTGCAGCCTCGGCGACCCCGTCGCCCCCGATTGGACCCGCGCTCGGTCAGCGCGGCCTCAACATTATGGAATTCTGCAAGGCCTTCAACGCCGCCACGCAGGATCTCGAGAAGGGTGCGCCTTGCCCGACCGTCATCACGGTCTATCAGGACAAGTCCTTCACGTTCGAGATCAAGACGCCGCCGGCCAGCTACCTGCTGCGCCAGGCCGCCAAGGTCGCCAAGGGTTCGAAGGAAGCAGGCCGCACCACCGTTGGTTCCGTCACCATGGACCAGGTGCGCCAGATCGCCCAGACCAAGCTGAAGGATCTGAACGCGCGCGATCTCGACCAGGCCGCGAAGATCATCGCGGGTTCCGCCCGCTCCATGGGCCTGCAGGTGGTGGAGTAAGACATGGCCAAGATTGCCAAGCGCATTGCCAAGATCAACGAGGGCATCGATCGCAACCGGGCCTATGAGCTCAACGAGGCGCTGAAGCTTCTGAAGGAGCGTGCGGTCGCCAAGTTCGACGAGACGATCGAGATTGCCTTGAATCTCGGTGTTGATCCCCGCCATGCGGACCAGATGGTCCGCGGCGTCTGTCAGCTGCCGAACGGCTCGGGCCGCGATGTTCGCGTCGCCGTCTTTGCCCGTGGGGAAAAGGCCGATCAGGCCAAGGCTGCGGGCGCCGAGATCGTTGGAGCCGAGGACCTGGTCGAGCGCATTCAGGCCGGGAATGTCGATTTCGACCGCTGCATCGCGACCCCGGACATGATGCCGCTTGTTGGCCGTCTCGGTAAGGTTTTGGGCCCGCGCGGCCTGATGCCGAACCCGAAGGTCGGCACCGTGACCCCCGACGTTGCCGCAGCCGTCAAGGCAGCCAAGGGCGGCGCGGTCGAGTTCAAGGTGGAGAAGGCGGGCATCGTCCATGGCGGTGTGGGTAAGGCGAGCTTCACGGAAGACGCGTTGGTCGGCAATATCCGCGCCTTTGTCGACGCGGTCGTGAAGGCCAAGCCTGCGGGCGCCAAGGGCACCTATCTCAAGAAGGTCTCGCTGAGCTCGACAATGGGCCCAGGCGTCAAGGTTGACCTTGCCAGCCTTACGGTCTCGGCGTAATAAAGCGGGTTCGTTTACAAGATTCGCTTGAATTGGTCGGGCGTCGCACCGATCTATTGAAGCGTTTGGTCCGATTCGGCGACGCTTGTCGGCGTCGCCGTTCCATCGGGCCGAAGTCCTGTCCGAGATTGCAGGTGCGGGGTTAAGTCCCGCTTAATGATTTTGCCTGCATGAGACGGGGAATGGGTTAATCGGCGGATCAGGTCGCATCGGTGATGCAGCCTCGTCCTCGATTGGTTCGAACCTCGGTTTCGCGGCACTCTCCCTCAAGGAGGCGTGGCGGGGCAGGCAGTGAGCGCCACTGGTGGCGGTCATCAGCCTAATCGAGGGTGGTGGTCTGCTCGCTGGTGGCATGGAGTGGGCGCGCGGCGTTCCCGTTGGAGCGAAGCGCACACGAGGAGAGAGCAAGTGGATAGAGCTGAAAAGCAAGAGCTCATCAACACGCTCAACCAGGTGTTCCAGACCACCGGCGTCGTCGTGGTGGTTGGCTACCAGGGCCTGACCGCGGCGCAGATGAATGCCCTGCGCGGCAACATGGCCGAGGCCGATGCGACCTTCAAGGTCGCGAAGAATCGCCTGGTCAAGCTTGCTCTTGATGGCACGGAATCGGACGGCATCAAGGACCTGTTCAAGGGTCCGACCGCCGTGGCCTATTCGGCCGATCCGATCGCCGCGCCAAAGGCATTGGTCGCCTACGCCAAAGCGAATGAGAAGCTGGTGATCTTAGGGGGTGCCCTGGGGTCGCGAGTTCTCGATGCCGATGGCGTGAAGGCTTTGGCTGAACTGCCGTCTCTCGACGAGTTGAGAGGCAAGCTGATCGGCCTCATCCAGGCTCCCGCCAGCCGTATCGCCAGCGTGCTCCAGGCACCTGGTGGTCAGCTTGCGCGAGTTCTGAATGCCTATGCCACCAAGGGCGAGGCCGCCTGACGGCCGTCTTATGGGTACTGGTTCGAACCGATTGAGAGAAAGTGAAAGAAATGGCTGATCTGTCGAAGATTGTTGACGAGCTGTCGAGCCTGACGGTTCTCGAGGCTGCCGAGCTGTCGAAGCTCCTGGAAGAGAAGTGGGGCGTTTCCGCCGCTGCGCCGGTCGCGGTTGCAGCTGTTGGCGGTGGCGCTGCAGGTGCTGCAGCGCCTGCTGAGGAGCAGACCGAGTTCACGGTCATGCTGAACTCTGCTGGCGACAAGAAGATCAACGTGATCAAGGTCGTCCGCGAGATCACCTCGCTGGGCCTCAAGGAGGCGAAGGACCTGGTCGAAGGCGCGCCGAAGCCGGTTAAGGAAGGCGTGTCCAAGGCCGAGGGCGAGGATATCAAGAAGAAGCTGGAAGAGGCTGGCGCAACGGTTGAGCTTAAATAGTTTCTTTCGGGCTCGGGAAAGGGCTGCCTCCGCGGCCCTTTCTCGTGGCCTCAATAAGCTGAATATTCCCGACGGTTTTCCAGGCAGCCGCCGCGTAGGGCTGCCCGGAAAGCCGTTTAAAGCGTTGAATGATGCGCTCACGAAGGAGCCGAAATGACTCAGACTTTCACCGGTCGCAGGCGGGTCCGCAAATTCTTTGGCCGTATGCAAGAAGTTGCGGAAATGCCGAACCTCATCGAGGTTCAGAAGGAATCCTATCGTCAGTTCCTTCAGGTGGATGAGCCGGCAGGTGGACGTGAGGATACCGGTCTGCAGGCCGTGTTCAAGTCCGTATTCCCCATCAGCGATTTTTCTGGGCAGGCGATGCTGGAATTCGTGCGTTACGAGTTCGAGCCGCCCAAATATGATGTGGATGAATGCCAGCAGCGTGGCATGACCTTCGCGGCGCCGCTCAAGGTCACCCTGCGTCTCATCGTTTTTGAGATTGATGATGAGACGGGCGCGAAATCGGTCAAGGACATCAAGGAGCAGGATGTCTATATGGGCGATATGCCCTTCATGACCGATAACGGCACATTCGTCGTCAACGGCACCGAGCGCGTCATTGTCTCCCAGATGCACCGCTCGCCAGGCGTGTTCTTCGACCATGACCGCGGCAAGACCCATTCGAGCGGCAAGCTGCTGTTCGCCGGCCGTATCATCCCCTATCGCGGCTCGTGGCTCGATTTCGAGTTCGACGCCAAGGACATCGTCTATGTCCGGATCGACCGCCGCCGCAAGCTGCCGGTGACGACGCTGTTCTATGCGCTCGGCCTCGATGGCGAGGAGATCCTCCACTATTTCTACGACACGGTAACCTATACCCGCACCGATGAGGGCTGGCGCACGCCATTTGATCCCAAGCGCTATCGCGGCGTGAAGCCGGAGCGTGACCTGATCAATGCGGCAACTGGCGAGGTGGCGGTCGAGGCTGGCCGCAAGATCACCCCACGCCTTGCCCGCAAGCTGGCGGAAGAGGGCCTGACCGAGCTGCTCGTGCGCAACGAGGACCTTTACGGTGCCTATGTCGCCGATGAGCTGGTCAATCCCGAGACCGGCGAGATTTATGCGGAAGCCGGCGACGAGATCAATGAGGCGATGTTGAAGCTGCTGGAGGAGGCCGGCTATCAGGAGCTGCGCATCCTCGACATCGATCACATCACCACCGGCGCCTATATGCGCAACACGCTGAAGACAGACAAGGTGGAGAACTACGAGCAGGCGCTGCTCGAGATCTACCGTGTCATGCGCCCAGGCGAGCCGCCCACCCGTGAGACGGCGGAGGCGCTGTTCCACGGCCTGTTCTCCGATCCCGAGCGTTATGACCTCTCGGCCGTCGGCCGTGTGAAGCTCAACATGCGCCTTGATCTCAACAGCCCGGACACGCTGCGCACCCTGACCCGCGAGGATATTCTCGCGGTCGTCAAGATGCTGACCGACCTGCGCGACGGCAAGGGCGAGATCGATGACATCGACCATCTCGGCAATCGCCGCGTGCGCTCCGTCGGCGAGCTCATGGAGAACCAGTTCCGCGTCGGCCTGGTTCGCATGGAGCGGGCGATCCGCGAGCGCATGAGCTCGGTCGACATCGACACGGTGATGCCCCATGACCTGATCAATGCCAAGCCCGTGGCAGCGGCCGTGCGCGAGTTCTTCGGATCCTCGCAGCTGTCCCAGTTCATGGATCAGACGAACCCATTGTCGGAAGTCACGCACAAGCGCCGTCTTTCGGCTCTTGGGCCAGGCGGTCTGACCCGCGAGCGGGCGGGCTTCGAGGTGCGCGACGTGCACCCGACCCATTATGGCCGCATCTGTCCGATCGAGACGCCGGAAGGCCCGAATATCGGCCTGATCAACTCGCTGGCGACCTTTGCCCGGGTCAATAAATACGGCTTCATCGAGGCGCCCTACCGCAAGGTGAAGGGCGGCCGCGTGACCGACGAGGTGGTCTATCTCTCGGCGATCGAGGAGGCGAAGTACCACATCGGCCAGGCGAACGTGCTGCTCGACGACGAGGGGCGTTTCCTGGAGGAGCTGGTCACCGCCCGCATCGCCGGCGATGTGACCATGGTCTCACCCGACCGGCTCGACTATGTCGATGTGTCGCCCAAGCAGCTGGTCTCGGTTGCCGCAGCGCTCATTCCGTTCCTCGAGAATGACGACGCCAACCGCGCTCTGATGGGCTCGAACATGCAGCGCCAGGCTGTGCCCCTGATCAAGACCGATGCGCCGCTCGTCGGCACCGGCATGGAGGAGGTCGTCGCCCGCGATTCGGGCGCTGCCATTTCCGCCCGCCGCACCGGCATTGTCGATCAGGTCGACTCGCGCCGTATCGTGATCCGGGCCACCGAGGAGACCGATCCGTCCCGCTCCGGCGTGGACATCTACAACCTCGCGAAGTTCCAGCGCTCCAACCAGAACACCTGTATCAACCAGCGCCCGCTCGTCCGGGTGGGTGATCGGGTGAGGGCAGGCGACATCATCGCTGATGGGCCCTCGACCGATCTCGGCGATCTGGCGCTCGGCCGGAACGTGCTCGTCGCGTTCATGCCCTGGAACGGGTACAATTTCGAGGACTCGATCCTGATCTCGGAACGGGCCGTCCGCGACGACATTTTCACCTCTATCCACATCGAGGAATTTGAGGTGATGGCGCGTGACACCAAGCTCGGGCCGGAGGAAATCACCCGCGACATTCCCAATGTCGGTGAGGAGGCCCTCAAGAACCTGGATGAGGCCGGCATTGTCTATATTGGTGCCGAGGTGAAGCCGGGTGATATCCTGGTGGGCAAGATCACGCCCAAGGGCGAAAGCCCGATGACGCCGGAAGAGAAGCTCTTGCGGGCGATCTTCGGCGAGAAGGCGTCTGACGTCCGCGACACCAGCCTCCGTGTGCCGCCTGGCGTGCAGGGCACGATCGTCGAGGTTAGGGTCTTCAACCGCCATGGCGTCGATAAGGACGAGCGCGCGCTCGCCATCGAACGCGAGGAGATCGAGCGTCTCGCCAAGGACCGCGACGACGAGTTGGCGATCCTTGATCGCAACACCTATGGCCGCCTGGCGGACTTCCTCACCGGGAAGGAAGCAGCGGGCGGGCCGCGCGGGTTCAAGGTCGAGGGCAAGATCGACAATGCCAAGCTTGACGAGATGCCCCGCTCGAAATGGTGGGAGATCGCGCTGGTCGACGAGAAGTCGCTCTCCGAGCTCGAAGCTATGCGCCAGCAATATGAAGACTCCAAGAAGCGCCTTGAGCAGCGTTTCCTGGACAAGGTGGAGAAGCTGCAGCGTGGCGATGAGCTGCCGCCCGGCGTGATGAAGATGGTCAAGGTCTTCGTTGCGGTGAAGCGGAAGATCCAGCCTGGCGACAAGATGGCCGGCCGTCACGGCAATAAGGGTGTCATTTCCAGGATCGTTCCGATCGAGGATATGCCCTTTGCCGAAGACGGGACCCCGGTCGACATGGTGCTCAACCCGCTTGGCGTGCCGAGCCGTATGAATGTCGGACAGATCTTGGAGACCCATCTGGGCTGGGCCTGTGCCGGGCTTGGACGGCAGATCGCCGAGCTGTGCGACATGTATTACGAGAACCGGGACGTTGCGCCCCTGAAGAAGAAGCTTGAGAGCATCTATGGCAAAGGTGACGGCCTTGCCGAGCTGAAGGACGAGGAACTCGTCTCCTTGGCTGACAGCATGCGCGGCGGCGTTCCCATGGCGACCCCCGTCTTCGACGGCGCCAAGGAAGAGGACATCGTCCACATGCTCGAAGAGGCCGGCGTCTCAAGCTCGGGTCAGGTGACGCTCTATGACGGCCGCACCGGTGAGGCCTTCGACCGTAAGGTGACTGTTGGCTATATCTACATGCTGAAGCTGCATCACCTGGTCGATGACAAGATCCATGCCCGTTCGATCGGCCCATACAGCTTGGTGACCCAGCAGCCGCTGGGCGGCAAGGCGCAGTTCGGCGGTCAGCGCTTCGGAGAAATGGAGGTCTGGGCGCTCGAAGCTTACGGCGCTGCCTATACCTTGCAGGAGATGTTGACGGTGAAGTCGGACGACGTGGCCGGCCGCACCAAGGTCTACGAGGCGATCGTCCGTGGCGACGACACCTTCGAGGCCGGCATCCCCGAAAGCTTCAACGTGCTGGTCAAGGAGATGCGCTCGCTCGGCCTCAATGTCGAGCTGACGTCCTCGGATACCTGATCGTCCCGTCACGAAAATCGCCCGGGAATGGCGTTGTCTCTCCCGG from Rhodoligotrophos sp. CJ14 encodes:
- a CDS encoding SDR family NAD(P)-dependent oxidoreductase, translated to MSKLQGKRALVTGGSRGIGAAIARRLAAEGADVAITYQRSAEAAKRVVEEIRATGRRAVAIAADSADSRAAEDMVSAAVAQLGGLDILVNNAGILEVGRLEELSVEGIERSLAVNVRAVVLASRAAIPHLGPKSRIINIGSCLASQVPGPGLAVYAMTKAALVGLTKGLARDLGSNGTTVNIVHPGPTDTDMNPATGAGAEGQRQRIALGQYGSPEDIAASVAFLASEDGRHITGAELAVDGGINA
- a CDS encoding TetR/AcrR family transcriptional regulator, encoding MVKGIYVLIDKIEVGMRTGRPRSFDRDRALATAMEIFWRKGFAATSIADLCAALAIAPPSLYAAFGSKESLYEECISHYMNNLAPRVWHGFDKAATAREAIEALLCQSADVLPAADKPGGCMVTLSNPGGEGSERLGQFLEDARRQSLELVERRIRQAIATGEISSRADPATMARYFLSVQQGMSIQARDGSTAEELRAVACAAMKAWPALAHGDEGEEQGPKAPLTGR
- the rlmB gene encoding 23S rRNA (guanosine(2251)-2'-O)-methyltransferase RlmB; its protein translation is MLYGRHSVEAALANPRRRLIKLWATQNALQRLEGKLPSGLAVELVAPHVLEQLAGSGSVHQGLVLEAQPLDSVLLEDVPAEGVVLVLDQVSDPHNFGAILRVAAAFGVHALITTERHGPGMTATLAKAASGGLEHVAVIRETNLARAIEAIKEKGFTVIGLDSEADNDLVTAPLQPPLALVLGAEGKGLRRLTRERCDLLARISLPGRIVSLNVSTAAAIALYIAQTARP
- the tuf gene encoding elongation factor Tu, with the protein product MAKQKFDRSKPHVNIGTIGHVDHGKTSLTAAITKVLAETGGATFTAYDQIDKAPEEKARGITISTSHVEYETKNRHYAHVDCPGHADYVKNMITGAAQMDGAILVVSAADGPMPQTREHILLARQVGVPALVVFLNKVDQVDDPELLELVEMEVRELLSKYDFPGDDIPVVSGSALAALEDRDPEGIGRASVLKLMEAVDAYIPTPERPKDQPFLMPIEDVFSISGRGTVVTGRIERGVVKVGEEVEIVGIKDTRKTTVTGVEMFRKLLDQGEAGDNIGALLRGIDREMVERGQVLCKPGSVKPHKKFTAEAYILTKEEGGRHTPFFTNYRPQFYFRTTDVTGVVTLPEGVEMVMPGDNVSMSVELITPIAMEEKLRFAIREGGRTVGAGVVSSIEE
- the secE gene encoding preprotein translocase subunit SecE — protein: MAKTNPFQFVQQVRAEMAKVTWPTRKETMITTAMVMIMVVFASLFFLLVDEILSFAVGYVLGIRA
- the nusG gene encoding transcription termination/antitermination protein NusG, which encodes MAKRWYIVHTYSNFEKKVAETLKEQAAQQGLEHLFEDILVPTEEVVEVRRGRKVTSERRFFPGYVLVRMEMTDQAYHLIRNIPKVTGFLGSDNRPIPISNAEAERILHQVKEGVERPRPSVMFEVGEQVKVSDGPFASFNGLVEEVDEERSRLKVAVSIFGRPTPVELEFGQVEKV
- the rplK gene encoding 50S ribosomal protein L11, which encodes MAKKITGYVKLQVPAASATPSPPIGPALGQRGLNIMEFCKAFNAATQDLEKGAPCPTVITVYQDKSFTFEIKTPPASYLLRQAAKVAKGSKEAGRTTVGSVTMDQVRQIAQTKLKDLNARDLDQAAKIIAGSARSMGLQVVE
- the rplA gene encoding 50S ribosomal protein L1, with protein sequence MAKIAKRIAKINEGIDRNRAYELNEALKLLKERAVAKFDETIEIALNLGVDPRHADQMVRGVCQLPNGSGRDVRVAVFARGEKADQAKAAGAEIVGAEDLVERIQAGNVDFDRCIATPDMMPLVGRLGKVLGPRGLMPNPKVGTVTPDVAAAVKAAKGGAVEFKVEKAGIVHGGVGKASFTEDALVGNIRAFVDAVVKAKPAGAKGTYLKKVSLSSTMGPGVKVDLASLTVSA
- the rplJ gene encoding 50S ribosomal protein L10; the protein is MDRAEKQELINTLNQVFQTTGVVVVVGYQGLTAAQMNALRGNMAEADATFKVAKNRLVKLALDGTESDGIKDLFKGPTAVAYSADPIAAPKALVAYAKANEKLVILGGALGSRVLDADGVKALAELPSLDELRGKLIGLIQAPASRIASVLQAPGGQLARVLNAYATKGEAA
- the rplL gene encoding 50S ribosomal protein L7/L12, with protein sequence MADLSKIVDELSSLTVLEAAELSKLLEEKWGVSAAAPVAVAAVGGGAAGAAAPAEEQTEFTVMLNSAGDKKINVIKVVREITSLGLKEAKDLVEGAPKPVKEGVSKAEGEDIKKKLEEAGATVELK